A genomic window from Arthrobacter globiformis includes:
- a CDS encoding sensor histidine kinase, translated as MTPRQLICVLGVTAGVLVLVLASVDWSPTALQDPARTIGLNAQGVVRWGENPNRAPFSALELTLFIGVGLAFVVAGITAWRSRPTRNPGVLLCAAGWLWLAAGIRRSSDPLAFTLGVTLTLMYQPPLLHLALSFPLGVLRTRAEKAAVGFFFGSWLVASVLGWAFFDPRLHVAVGESTSRNLLLLWDSAEMMTTVGNAIRTFQIAVGVAIVVVLVGRWRRGTKAYRSSFLPLWLAVIVKTAATVWVSLAVIQLSGSLSMEALLWQYPATAIVPLSVLFGLWRYRFARGTLGDLMVEVGSAPMSDRLVAALRRSVHDPTLTLLLWLPDKASFVDTAGVPQPLPDGSNGRASMVLERHGTPVGALVFDGALQDQPQLLAAVRSATSLALENQQMEQQLREQLVEVRRSRERIVTAGDSRRRQLERDLHDGAQQRLVAVSMELARAKRATDPQELRSLVEQARVELSHALNELRELARGVYPPSLRERGLAGSITALAERSALPVELDVRSCSGLPAHVELAAYFICVEAVTNATKYAEASSVRVCIDANERELRMEIVDDGIGGAQPGPDGGLLGIADRAAALGGTLSVDSPDGGGTTIRAILPFSTDPGRDLP; from the coding sequence ATGACTCCACGCCAGCTCATTTGTGTGTTGGGGGTAACCGCAGGCGTCCTGGTCCTTGTCTTGGCTTCTGTTGATTGGTCGCCCACGGCACTTCAAGATCCCGCACGAACCATAGGCCTCAATGCCCAAGGCGTGGTCCGATGGGGCGAGAACCCGAACCGGGCACCGTTCTCAGCTCTTGAGTTGACGTTGTTTATAGGCGTGGGGCTTGCTTTTGTGGTGGCCGGAATCACCGCGTGGCGGAGCCGGCCGACGCGGAACCCGGGTGTGCTGTTGTGCGCTGCGGGCTGGCTGTGGCTGGCGGCGGGTATACGTCGCTCCAGTGACCCGCTGGCTTTCACGCTCGGGGTGACACTCACGCTCATGTATCAGCCGCCTTTGCTGCATCTGGCGCTCAGCTTTCCCTTGGGTGTGCTGCGCACCAGAGCCGAGAAAGCTGCGGTCGGTTTCTTCTTCGGTTCCTGGCTGGTGGCCTCCGTTCTGGGCTGGGCGTTCTTTGACCCGCGATTGCACGTTGCGGTGGGGGAGTCTACCTCCCGGAACCTGCTGCTTCTATGGGACAGCGCGGAGATGATGACCACAGTTGGTAATGCGATCCGCACGTTCCAGATCGCGGTGGGAGTTGCGATCGTGGTGGTTCTCGTCGGCCGCTGGCGCAGAGGGACGAAAGCATACAGGTCGTCATTCTTGCCGCTTTGGCTTGCGGTCATCGTAAAGACGGCGGCCACCGTATGGGTGTCGCTGGCTGTGATCCAGCTGTCAGGGTCTTTGTCCATGGAGGCGCTGCTCTGGCAATATCCGGCAACAGCAATTGTGCCGCTCTCAGTTCTGTTCGGGCTCTGGCGCTACCGGTTTGCACGGGGCACGTTGGGCGATCTGATGGTCGAAGTCGGCTCCGCCCCGATGAGTGACAGGCTGGTGGCGGCGCTTCGTCGATCCGTTCATGATCCCACCCTCACACTGCTCCTTTGGTTACCGGACAAGGCCTCTTTTGTCGACACCGCGGGAGTCCCTCAGCCGTTGCCGGACGGTTCAAACGGGCGCGCCTCCATGGTGTTGGAGCGTCATGGGACACCGGTAGGGGCATTGGTTTTTGACGGCGCTCTCCAAGACCAGCCGCAATTGCTTGCCGCTGTGCGTAGCGCAACTTCCCTGGCACTGGAAAACCAGCAGATGGAACAACAGCTCAGGGAGCAGCTCGTTGAGGTCCGCCGGTCCCGGGAGCGGATCGTCACGGCAGGAGACTCTCGGCGTCGTCAGCTCGAACGGGATCTTCATGACGGCGCCCAGCAACGACTGGTCGCCGTGTCAATGGAGCTCGCGCGAGCCAAACGCGCGACAGATCCGCAGGAGTTACGAAGCCTGGTTGAGCAGGCAAGGGTCGAGCTTTCGCACGCTCTTAATGAACTGCGCGAATTGGCCAGGGGTGTGTATCCTCCGTCGTTACGGGAAAGAGGTTTGGCGGGCTCCATCACCGCGCTGGCCGAGCGGTCAGCATTGCCGGTGGAGCTGGATGTCCGCTCATGCAGCGGGCTGCCGGCTCACGTGGAGTTGGCCGCCTACTTCATCTGCGTCGAAGCCGTCACCAATGCCACTAAGTATGCGGAGGCGTCCTCGGTGCGTGTCTGCATCGACGCAAATGAAAGAGAGCTGCGAATGGAGATAGTGGACGACGGCATTGGTGGTGCGCAGCCCGGCCCCGACGGCGGACTGCTGGGGATTGCCGACCGGGCCGCGGCACTCGGCGGAACCTTGTCAGTCGACAGTCCTGATGGTGGTGGTACGACGATACGCGCCATCCTCCCTTTCTCCACAGACCCGGGGCGTGACCTGCCATGA
- a CDS encoding response regulator transcription factor codes for MTLRVAIADDSALLRRGLSALLQSEGLEVVGEASDGAKLLDLIDTYGADVAVVDIRMPPTYTVEGIQAAETIKSRYPKTGVLLLSQYVETENAMSLLKNGAKGLGYLLKERVSDVDEFVDALRRVSAGGTAIDPDLVSRLVTRPHAGHTPGDDLTSRERSVLELMAEGRTNQAIGKSLFLGERTVEAHIRSIFLKLDLRPEPEDHRRVLAVLTYLRGGGLRRG; via the coding sequence ATGACACTGCGTGTTGCCATTGCTGATGACTCGGCTTTGCTGCGCCGAGGACTGTCCGCCTTGCTGCAGTCGGAGGGACTGGAAGTCGTGGGAGAGGCTTCCGATGGAGCTAAATTGTTGGACCTGATTGACACATACGGTGCCGATGTCGCGGTTGTGGACATCCGCATGCCTCCCACGTACACGGTTGAGGGCATCCAGGCCGCTGAGACCATAAAAAGCAGGTACCCCAAGACAGGCGTTCTCCTGCTGTCCCAGTACGTGGAGACGGAAAACGCGATGTCACTCCTGAAGAACGGAGCCAAAGGGCTGGGTTACCTGCTCAAGGAACGCGTGTCTGATGTTGACGAATTCGTTGACGCACTCCGGCGCGTTTCTGCTGGAGGCACGGCCATTGACCCTGATCTTGTGTCACGGCTCGTGACCCGCCCACATGCAGGTCACACTCCAGGGGATGACCTTACGAGCCGGGAGCGGAGCGTCCTTGAACTGATGGCCGAAGGGCGTACCAATCAGGCAATAGGAAAGTCACTTTTCCTGGGGGAGCGGACGGTAGAGGCTCATATCCGAAGTATCTTCCTCAAACTCGACCTGAGGCCCGAACCCGAGGACCACAGGCGCGTGCTTGCCGTTCTCACGTACCTTCGGGGCGGCGGACTTCGCCGGGGGTGA